The DNA window CCGAGACCATCCAGGAGTCGCCCCAGTACGTGTCGCGCGCCTGCAGCGCGAGAATGACGACGAGCTGGAACACAAACGTGCCCACCACGAGCGCGCGCGTGGCGGCGCGACCGTCGAGCACCCGCCCGCGGTTCCACGCCAGGCGGCACAGCGCCACGACCACGAGCGCGCCAGCCACGCCCAGCGCGAGGTCGACCCGGGTGCTGGCACCCAGCCACGTGCGAAGCGACATGCTCTGCGTGAGGTTGCCGTCATCGGCGCCAACCATGAGCCACACGGTGGAGAAGCACACGACGAGCAGCACGACGCCCAGCATGCACGCGCTCAGCGCCAGCCCAACGCGGGCAAGCGCGCCACCCAGCCGCTCGACGCCGCTCGCCTCGCGCGTCTCGACGCCCGTCTCGCGCAGCGCCTCGTCCTTCTCGCGCGTCTCGGCCTGCTCGCGCACGCTAGGACGCATCGGAGACCGCCGTTCCCAGGCCCGTTCCGGAGGCGGCTCGGTAGCCCACGATGGACTCCTTGCCGTACCACTGGCACAGGCGGTAGTTGATGTAGTTGTCCATGTTGTCGCGGATGTCGCCCATGAGCAGCACGTGCGGAACGTCCGTGTAGTAGGGCACGCGCAGGTCCTGCTCGTCGGTCGACTCGATGTAGTCCAGACGCTCCCAGACCTGCGCATCATAGGCGGCCGCCTGGCCCGAGGCCAGCGAGCGGGCGGCGGAGACGCTCGAGAGCTCCTCGCCCAGGTCCTTGTCGGCAGCCATGGAGCCCACGACGCAGCCGAGCACCACGACGGCCAGCGCCATGGCCCACGCGAGCGAGGCCGCGCTCACGACCTGGCCGCGCGGCGCTCCCATGCCAGCGGCCCGGCGGCGCGCGGCAAACCACCCGCACACCCAGAAGACGTCAACGACGACGAGCACGACGAACAGGTCGAACCGGCAGTTCTGCACGCGGCCCGGACCCACGGATCCCTGGGCCCAGAACGTGGGCGTGAAGCTCGTGGCGAACAGCGCGACCGACGCCGCCACGACGAGCACGGGCCACCTGAACGACCAGCCGCGGGCCGCGGCGCGCTCGCACGCGCGCACGGCGACGGGCACGCTCACGGCGGCCAGGATCACCACGAGCACGCTCGACCACTGCTGCAGGTACTGGAAGGCGGCAAGCGACGACTGCAGGATCGTCTGCCCCACGCCCAGGCCGTCATCGGGGAACTGCGTCTGCTGGCGCACCTCGTTGCCCGGCGCGGCAAGCGACAGCGCCAGGCCCAAGACCATGAGCGCGAACGCCGGCAGCACGTCCGAGGCGCAGCGGCGCCCCTGGTAGATGAGCACGGCGAGGATGGCGACCATGACCTCGGCCGCCACGAGTGCCGTCACGAAGTTGCCGCCGGCGACGAACGCCGCCAGCACGCACGACGCCACCATGCAGCCCACGGGCCGCTGGGTTCGGCGTGGGTCGCACACGCGCAGCACGCAGCCGATGAGCGCAAGCGCCGCGGCATGATAGCTCGTGTAGTACACGGCGCTGTTGAACCAGAAGATGCCCTCGACGGGGCTGGGCTGCAGCAGCAGCTGCACGGCCACCACAAGGCACGACAG is part of the Parolsenella massiliensis genome and encodes:
- a CDS encoding DUF6056 family protein, producing the protein MAQDRTRTDRRASVAVGAMGVAALVAVLVPLVLISAYNHSYADDWHYGVWAHLALEQTGNVGVAIVTALEQVGKAWFDWQGTYSAIFLMAIEPSVFGEQCYVIAAPLVMASLVAGTLFFSHVVLVELMGADRGSWLGLSCLVVAVQLLLQPSPVEGIFWFNSAVYYTSYHAAALALIGCVLRVCDPRRTQRPVGCMVASCVLAAFVAGGNFVTALVAAEVMVAILAVLIYQGRRCASDVLPAFALMVLGLALSLAAPGNEVRQQTQFPDDGLGVGQTILQSSLAAFQYLQQWSSVLVVILAAVSVPVAVRACERAAARGWSFRWPVLVVAASVALFATSFTPTFWAQGSVGPGRVQNCRFDLFVVLVVVDVFWVCGWFAARRRAAGMGAPRGQVVSAASLAWAMALAVVVLGCVVGSMAADKDLGEELSSVSAARSLASGQAAAYDAQVWERLDYIESTDEQDLRVPYYTDVPHVLLMGDIRDNMDNYINYRLCQWYGKESIVGYRAASGTGLGTAVSDAS